In the Oscillospiraceae bacterium genome, CTGCAGAGTTCGACCAACAAAAAGGCATCTAAAAACCGCGGAGCAGATTCTACGGAAAAGGGTGAGACCGGTTTCTTCCCGTTCAATGAAACAGTTAAAGACGGTGCATCGGCCAACAATTATAACTATGGTTTTGGTGCACGGCTGCAGTTCGACTTCACCTTGACGGATGATGGCATGGTAGAGGGAAATGAAGGGAAAAAGCCTATCAGGTTCTTCTTCTCAGGCGATGACGATGTTTGGGTGTTCATTGATGGAAAGTTGGCCTTGGATGTTGGCGGCGCACACGCTAAGGCGTCTGGTCTGCTAGAATTCAGCGTAGATGGTTCGTCAGAGTATGCAACCGCCTATGTAAGCGGTGTAAAGGCTGGTGGTACATCAGAGGAAGACGTTAGAACAGGCTCTACACTTCAGGTGAAATATAAGCCGTCTGAAAATGCTAGCGAAATTCCAATTGAGTTCAACTACAAAGGCAAAACAATCAATCTTAAAAAAGGCACCACCCACACCCTTACCATGTACTACATGGAGCGCGGCATGTGGGAGTCCAACATGGCGGTTGCGTTCAACTTCCCGGATTATAACGAGCTGCAGGTGAAAAAGGAAGTCGACGTTAACGGTGTCAACGACCTTTTCAAAAATTGCTTCAAGGATAAAAGGTTCTTCAACTTCACCATCAGGAACCAGGCTACCCATTATGGCACGAATGATGCAAAGGGCGATACAGTAACCACCATCAACCTGTTGGAGCCTACCAAGAGTACCTCTGACAAAAAAGATTTCACTACAACAGTGCCCTCCACAACAGACACGGGTGATGAAAACAGATTCAAAATAGTGAACAGCCCGCCCGCTGATCTGAAGGTCACTGATGGTACAACCCTGTTGAATTGGTTTGCCGAGCTCGAAGACCTGACCCCGTCACCGGGTTCCAACAAGAACAAACGCTACGGTATCCTGAGGCTGGACGGCGACCAGACCATCGACATCTCCGGCATGAGCTACCTCAGCTTTGACGTTTATGTCGACTCGAAGGCGGGCGACGCCGCGCTGAGCAACATGTACCTGGAGCTGCGGGACAGCAAAGGCAAGCAAAAAGGCTGTCTTGGCCAGACGTTCATAGGCGGCAAAGATCTTTACGGCCAGGTCGAAATGCACAACAGACAGTGGATCACCGTCAAGCTGAGCCTGGACGATGTGAAGGCAGAGGAAGGCTTTGACGAGCGCAATGTAAAGGAACTGCGGTTTGGCTGCAACTACCCGCGCAGCATTTATTTGCGCAACATCGTGTTCTCGTCCAAAGCGGTGCCCCAGACAGTTACCGGCTTTACCACCAAGCAGGAGGACATTGCGGATTACGGCTCAGCCCAAGAGGGCAAGCTGATGCCCGCCGTGAATGCGCAGTACACCTCGGATGCCGAGAAAGGCACGATGGTGGTGGATAAAAACGGCGGTTTCGTCCTGAAAACTGGCGAGACGATCAGCTTTAAGGACCAGTTCCGCCGCGGCAGCTACCTGTCCATCAACGAGCAAGTCGACAAAAATCTGTTTGACACGCAATGGACCATCTATGAAGATGGGAAGGCGGTTACATCGACAAAAGAGGGAGACGGCAAGAAGCTAACGCTTGATGGCGATTCTATAAGTCTCAAAGATAAGACTGGCACTGCCCCCGACGATGGCCGTATCGAAGTAAAAAATGCCGAAGGCGACGCCGCGCAAATTGCCCCTAATTATAATGCCTACGACGGCATCAAACCCAGCAAGAAAGACGAAAACGATAATACCATCGTTTTCCGCTCTTACGCGAACCCCGACGCTACGGATGCAGAAGGCGAGACCCAGTTGAAGGTCGTGTTTGTCAACACGGTCAAAACCGGCAGCCTGACCATCAACAAGGTGCAGGACGGAAAAGGCGATAGCTTAGATGGCAAAACGTACAAGTTTATGGTCCGCTTCACCAACGTTGGCGGCCATGCGCTGGAAGACGAGGCCATTGTAGAACCGTATGAGGTGACAGTTGGCAAGCCGTGTGTCATTAACAATATCCCCGTTGGCACACGCTTCACCATTGAGGAAGTAACGCCTACGGATGGTTCCAAGCTGACGAACGTATCGGTCACCGGTGGTGGCAGCGGCACCATGGTCTTGAACAATCAAACCGTGCGCGGTTCTATCGTTGCAGGCGACGAGAATAAGGCCGTAGCGACCTTCACCAACACCAAGCAGGAAACGCTGGATATTACCGGCACAAAGATTTGGAAGAATGCTGACAACAGCCTAATGACGGAGCATCCGGCCACGATTTATGTGCAGCTGCAGCGCCGCTGTGTTGGCGAGACATCGGAATTGTCCTGGACACCTGTTACATACCTGAACGAGACTTACACAAGGGTTGAGCAAAAATATGAAGGTATGAAATTCAGCTTCCTGGGCCTGCCTGCTAAGGATTACGACGGCGGAAACCAGACGCCCTACGAGTACCGTGTAGTCGAAGGTTCCGTTGACAATAAGGGAGTTTTCCAAGCGGTTGATGATGAGAAAACCATCACGATTGGCGAGAAGGTTTACAGCGTCACTTATAAGTATACGGCCTCGAAACCCGATGATTCAAGTAACAACAATGCAAAGCAGACCGTGACCATCACCAACACGCAGCAAGACCCGAAGTTTACGTTGGATGTTACCAAGAAGTCGGCCGAGAACGATGGCGAGAACGACAAGCAGAAGCTGCTGGAAGGTGTTGAGTTCACGCTGGAAAAGCTGGATGAGAACGGCCAGGTGGATACAAGCTTTGAAACAAAAACCGGCATTACCGACGGACAAGGTGTACTGAAGCTGAAAAATTCTGGTGGAAGCACATCCGATAAAGCTTTTGCCGACTTGGAGGCCGGTACCTACCGC is a window encoding:
- a CDS encoding SpaA isopeptide-forming pilin-related protein, yielding MSKHSTTHRTLSRRLAALLAALALLAAMALPVYAAAQNEDATKIAETVETVNETETTDDASVSTDPDDATDTTLSADDTNTTPAGETATDDTLDTSDEDTNNDGTEGANIENTGTADDAVAQPDNEVEDEVRVQEAATKEVTIYFLAPSGFDTTATVKFHARIQGEQDNDNWYTAQMTDSGKADRNGRKIFFTTVYPGQSPSCPYSGYSKIEFITSTANGDKLASYWGLGQNSLEWTSVYTYADQIYDADAGTWTAYTPFDPNNHQTFAGKTMFFQNQSGTDLANVQAVFCEKTNNGLQPVETIDLKAIAVGKCVSFKIPKKDCTYIRFIVDGKETSLYNFYDQQDEGENNRHFLYDSGTACYVYKGNDNDSSWTIPQGTITVYFDATFSSAYTEYNGAALSIPNGESKDVYCCFKNDSKGTTSNAQKMTSLGNNLYSVEVPGGYSEIMFSGDKRTSPANSGASTDWVPIDWSLDKPCYMADTNDAVVYNSGASRGGYWTEKDDVRDAEARKGTTVVDIDNTTSFVRDSATKYVTTTLYDYYTDWELNGNNRDAYDNGFSVSHRSWVPFRQFDLALSDYYKTSGSSSNVTNAVKYPIYTGHFQPGEYGGDYKFVDLHNQLQMNLFGFDEGRKFMVDNNSSLCTKDNEKNHGNLTVQGIVADDATNTSKDGLPVMRGTENSSKPLVEPHFNTEFLLGTNSKHTKLGEVYKNVAFPFTQNDVFGDGIKYWSFDAAETTLYLKQDKDDDSYFLQSSTNKKASKNRGADSTEKGETGFFPFNETVKDGASANNYNYGFGARLQFDFTLTDDGMVEGNEGKKPIRFFFSGDDDVWVFIDGKLALDVGGAHAKASGLLEFSVDGSSEYATAYVSGVKAGGTSEEDVRTGSTLQVKYKPSENASEIPIEFNYKGKTINLKKGTTHTLTMYYMERGMWESNMAVAFNFPDYNELQVKKEVDVNGVNDLFKNCFKDKRFFNFTIRNQATHYGTNDAKGDTVTTINLLEPTKSTSDKKDFTTTVPSTTDTGDENRFKIVNSPPADLKVTDGTTLLNWFAELEDLTPSPGSNKNKRYGILRLDGDQTIDISGMSYLSFDVYVDSKAGDAALSNMYLELRDSKGKQKGCLGQTFIGGKDLYGQVEMHNRQWITVKLSLDDVKAEEGFDERNVKELRFGCNYPRSIYLRNIVFSSKAVPQTVTGFTTKQEDIADYGSAQEGKLMPAVNAQYTSDAEKGTMVVDKNGGFVLKTGETISFKDQFRRGSYLSINEQVDKNLFDTQWTIYEDGKAVTSTKEGDGKKLTLDGDSISLKDKTGTAPDDGRIEVKNAEGDAAQIAPNYNAYDGIKPSKKDENDNTIVFRSYANPDATDAEGETQLKVVFVNTVKTGSLTINKVQDGKGDSLDGKTYKFMVRFTNVGGHALEDEAIVEPYEVTVGKPCVINNIPVGTRFTIEEVTPTDGSKLTNVSVTGGGSGTMVLNNQTVRGSIVAGDENKAVATFTNTKQETLDITGTKIWKNADNSLMTEHPATIYVQLQRRCVGETSELSWTPVTYLNETYTRVEQKYEGMKFSFLGLPAKDYDGGNQTPYEYRVVEGSVDNKGVFQAVDDEKTITIGEKVYSVTYKYTASKPDDSSNNNAKQTVTITNTQQDPKFTLDVTKKSAENDGENDKQKLLEGVEFTLEKLDENGQVDTSFETKTGITDGQGVLKLKNSGGSTSDKAFADLEAGTYRLTETKTAEGYNLLSAPIVITFTKDGQCRIGNDALMQAKNDTIFTGDAVNGYKLALTVLNRKTPALPHTGADAPSLWLLIGLPLAVAGLLILVFRYNKKGGRTR